The DNA region TAGAGATTTACGAATAGGTTATGCCTATGATTACACGACAACCAATTTAGGGAACTATAATAGTGGTACCCATGAGGTATTTATGCAATGGGATATAGATTTTTCAAAGAAAAACCTAAAATCTCCTAGATTCTTCTAAAAGAATTAGGTTAAAAAAGAATATATCTGATATTCGTGCATTTTATTAATAATTTCAGATAACGGGAAAAGTAATTAAAAATAACTCTATAACAACCATAATTTATTTACAGTATTCTCCATTAATTTTAGGGCTAAACTTTTTTTTAGGATTAGTAAATGTTAAATTATTTTACCTAAACAATACTATAACTACATATGATGACGTTATTAGAGGTAATAATTAGAATTTAATTAAGTTCTAACGTTACATAATTGGCTTCAGTTATGTAATAAACTATGAAAAAGAGCAAGGAATTAAATGTAAATAAATAACCTAATAATGAAAAAATATATTGTAATAGTTTTATTGCTAAGTGTGGTATGTCTATATGCTCAAGGCAGTGGAGGTAAATATTCAATAAATAATTTAGAGGTAAATACTGAACAATCTGAATTTGGTACTGCTTATCATGGAACAGACAAATTAGTTTTTGCAGCTCCAAGACGTGGTTTCAGAGTAATTCGCGATGTTTGGGAGCCTAATGGACAACGTTTTTTAGATTTATATGAAGGAGACATCAGTGAAGATGGATCTGTAGCAAATAAAAGAAGACTTAAAGGAGAAGTAAATTCTAGATACCATGAAGCTAGTGTAACCTTTTCTAAGGATGGTAAAACTGTTTATTTTACTAGAGATAATTATTACAATAAAAAGTTAGGTATAGACAATCAAGGGTATACCAACTTGGCCATGTTTAAAGCAACAGTAAATAATAAAGGAGAGTGGATTAATATAATACCGATGCCTTTTAATAATGTTGAATATTCGGTTGGACATCCTACGTTGAGTGCAGACGAAAAAACATTATATTTTACTTCTGATATGCCTGGAACCTTAGGTGAGACTGACATTTATAAAGTGGAAGTGAACGAGAGTGGATTTGGAAATCCAATAAATTTAGGAGATAAAATTAATTCTACTGCAAAAGATTGGTTTCCTTTTGTTGATGGTGATATACTTTATTTTTCTTCAACTAGAAGTGGAGGTAAAGGAGGTATTGATATATATGCAAGCAAACTAAAAGGGTATGTAACCGATCCGGTAAACTTAAGTTTAAATACTGCAAGTGATGATTTTGCTTTTATCATTAATAGTGAAACTAGAAGAGGCTACTTTTCTTCAAACAGAGAAGAAGGCAGTAAAGGAGATGACGATATTTATTCTTTTATTGAAGAAGAGCCAGTTGACTTTAAATGTATTCAAATGGTTACAGGAGATGTTAGAGATCAATTATCTACAAGTTTATTACCAGGTTCAGAGGTAATTCTAAGTGATAAAGATGGCAATATGATAACATCTACTATTGTTAAGGATGATGCAACTTTTTCATTTGAAGTATCTTGCGAGATAGAATACAAATTAGAAGGTAAAAAAATTGGTTTTTCACCACAATCTATAACATTTACAACATCTAATGAAGCAGATAAAGAATTAAAAATGCCATTATTGTTAGGTGCTGGCAATATAATAGCTGGTAATAATAATGGTACTCAAGGTGAGGGTGTTGATAAAAAGCCTGAAGGATTGCCAGATGTGTTGCCAGATGAAATCGTTAAATTGCCTTCTGGTAATTATGGTGTGAATATTGAACCTATATATTTCGATTTAAACTCTTCTTATTTGAACAAGCAGGCTAAGACTGAATTGCAAAAAGTGGTTGATTTAATGAATAAATACCCTAAAATGATTATTGAGGCAGCTTCGCATACAGATTCTAGGGCACCAGCCGGATATAATATTTGGTTATCTAATAATAGAGCTAAAAGAACTGTCGAGTATATTATAGGAAGAGGTATAGACCCTTCACGAATAGCGGGTAAAGGCTACGGAGAAACACAGCTGATTAACGGCTGCGATGATAATACCCCATGTACCGAAGCTGAACATCAGCAAAATAGACGGTCTGAGTTTGTAATTATCAGAATGTAATAAAAAAACGAAAAGACCTTCAAGTTAAATGAAGGTTTTTTTGTTTAATAGAGATATGCTTTGGCACAACCTTTGAATTATAGGAGCAAAGAACAACCCAATGAGAAGCTTAATAACCTTAATTTTTACCTTAACTACTTTAATTACAACGGCTCAAATTGAAAGAGCAGATTCTATTAAAGCGGCTGAATACAGTGTTAAAAACCTAAGAGTAAATACAAAATATCAAGATTTTGGTTCTACTTTTATGGGTAATGATAAAGTTGTTTTTTCCTCCTCCAGAAGAACTGCAGGAATATCAAAACGAGTTTGGAAAGAAAATAATCAGCCTTACTTAAATTTATTTATTGGCGATTTAACCGATGATGGTGAAGTTGTAAATGTTAAACCTTTTTCAAGTGATGTTAACTCTAAATATCATGATGCTTTTGTAGCTTTTACCCCAAAGAGAAACGAGGTGTATTTTACCTCTAACAATTATATTGGCGGTAAGTTAAAGTCTGAAGGGCTTAAAATTTTTAAAGCTACTATAGATGAAAAAGGACATTGGAAAGATTTTTCTTCACTCCCTTTTAATGATGACGATTATGATACAGGCCATCCAATGATTAGTGCTGATGGTAAAAAGCTGTATTTTGTTTCTAACATGCCTGGCACCATAGGAGATACTGATATTTTTGTAGTAGACTTAAACCAAGGGCATTACGGAAAGATTATTAATCTAGGAGAAACGATTAATTCTAAATATAAAGAATATTCACCTTATGTTGATGGTGATGTAATTTACTTTTCTTCTAATAGACCAGGTGGTAAGGGCGGCTTTGATATTTACATGACAAAATTAGATGGTTCAATTCCTGAACCTATTAATTTGGGAGAACCAATGAATAGTAAAGGCGATGATATTTCTTTCATTATAGATAGTGAAAAACTACAAGGTTATTTCTCATCCAATAGAAATGGTGGAATGGGAGATGATGATATTTACTCCTTTAAACAAAAAACTACTATTGCAATCTGTGATCAGATAGCTACTGGTATCATAAAAGATAAAGTTACAGGCAACAGAGTTGGAAACGCTTTTGTTGCTTTATTGGATGAAAACGGTAATCGTATCCGAAGAATTGAAACCGCTTTTGATGGTGAATATTATTTTGGTGTAGATTGTGCTACAAATTACACAATAGAAGTTACTAAAAATGGATATTTTAGTACAACCATTGAATTGAACACTTCGAATAAAAATGGTTTCGATAATAATGAAGTCATATTTATTGAAGAAAAAGAGTTTATGGATAGAAAGGATTATGAAATTTTAAATGTTCCTAATATTACGTTTACAATCAATACAGCAGAAATTACCGAGGCCTCTGATATAGCCCTAGATAAAGTAATGCGATTGATGAAAAAATATCCTAACATGGTTATAGAATTTGGAGCTCATACAGATTCTAGAGGGCCAGACGCTTATAATTTAAGTCTTACAAAAAGTAGAGCAGTCGCAACAGTTGACAACCTTATTGAAAGAGGTTTAGACCCTAGAAGAATCACAGGGAAAGGATATGGAGAAACGCAATTACTCAACAAGTGTGCTAACAATGTAAAATGTACCGATTTACAACACCTAGAAAATAAGCGAACGGAATTTGTAGTTATAAAGAGATAACAACGGAAGTAAACAAACCATTATAATAGAGCATCTTAAAATTTTTTAAGATGCTTTTTTGTTGTGATAAAATCAATATTTTCAATAAAATACGTAATTTCGCGACTCGAAAGAATTAAGATAGAAAATGAGTACGCCATTTAGAGAATATAAAGGTTTAGATTTAACAAAAGTAGCTGATGAAACCCAACAATTTTGGGAAGAAAACGATATATTCCAAAAGAGTATTACTTCACGTGATGCCGATAAACCTTATGTGTTTTATGAAGGGCCACCTTCTGCCAATGGATTGCCTGGTATTCATCATGTTATGGCACGTACCATTAAAGATATTTTCTGTAGATATAAAACCCTGCAAGGCTTTCAGGTAAAACGTAAGGCAGGTTGGGATACGCATGGTTTGCCGATTGAATTAGGCGTTGAAAAAGAGCTGGGTATTACTAAAGAAGATATTGGTAAAAAAATATCGGTTGAAGAATACAATGAAGCTTGTAAAAAAGCGGTAATGCGTTATACCGATGTCTGGGAAGAATTAACACGCAAAATGGGACATTGGGTAGATATGAATGACCCTTATGTTACTTACAAACCAAAATATATTGAATCGGTTTGGTGGTTATTAAAACAAATTTATAATAAGGGGCTTTTGTATAAAGGCTATACCATTCAACCCTATTCACCGAAAGCAGGAACTGGATTAAGTTCGCACGAGTTAAATCAACCTGGTACCTATCAAGATGTAACAGATACTACTGTGGTGGCTCAGTTTAAGGCAAACGAAGACTCGTTACCAGACTTTTTAAAGAAATTTGATCATTTGCATTTGTTGGCCTGGACAACTACGCCTTGGACATTGCCAAGTAATACAGCCTTAACGGTTGGTTCTAAGATTGATTACGTTGTAGTTGCTACCTACAATCAATATACCTTTGAACCAATTCATGTTATCCTGGCTAAAAATTTGGTTTCAAAACAATTTACTGGAAAATATATACAAACCGAAGAGGTGTCTGATTTGAAAAATTTTTCAAAAGAAGATAAAAAAATACCATTTTTGGTTGCTGTGGAATGTAAAAGTAAAGACCTTGTCGGAATAAAATACGAGCAGCTGTTAGATTATGCCCAACCTTATCAAAACCCTGAAAATGCGTTTAGAGTCATTGCTGGTGATTTTGTAACTACTGAAGATGGTACAGGTATTGTACACACCGCACCTACTTTTGGTGCTGATGATGCTTTAGTCGCAAAACAAACAAAGCCAGAAATTCCGCCAATGTTGGTGTTAGATGAAAACGGAAACCCTGTTCCTTTGGTTGATTTACAGGGTAAATTTAGACCAGAAATGGGCGAATTTGCAGGTAAATACGTAAAGAACGAATATTATGAAGATGGTAAAGCCCCTGACCGTTCCGTGGATGTGGAACTGGCAATTAAATTAAAAGAGGAAAACAAGGCCTTTAAAGTAGAAAAATATAAGCACAGCTATCCCAATTGTTGGCGTACAGACAAACCTATTTTGTATTATCCATTAGATTCTTGGTTTATAAAAGTATCTGATAAAAAGGATAGAATGTTTGAGCTAAATCAAAATATTAATTGGAAACCAAAATCAACAGGTGAAGGGCGTTTTGGCAACTGGCTAAAAAATGCCAATGACTGGAATTTGTCGCGTTCACGTTTTTGGGGCGTTCCATTACCAATTTGGAGAACGGAAGATGGTAAGGAAGAACTTATTATCGGTTCAGTTGAAGAATTGAAAGCTCAAATGCAAAAAGCCGTTAATGAAGGAGTAATGGATACGGATATTTTTTCCGATTTTGAAGTTGGCAACATGAGCGAAGAAAATTACGACCTTTTAGATTTGCATAAAAATATAGTTGATAAAATCACTTTGGTTTCACCATTAGGTAAACCAATGCAACGTGAATCAGATTTAATAGATGTATGGTTCGATTCGGGCTCAATGCCCTATGCTCAATGGCATTATCCATTTGAAAACAAAGATTTAATTGACGAAAACAAGTTTTATCCAGCTGACTTTATTGCAGAAGGAGTTGACCAGACCAGAGGTTGGTTTTATACGTTACATGCCATTGGTACATTGGTTTTTGACTCAAACGCTTATAAAAATGTAGTCTCGAACGGATTAGTATTGGATAAAGAAGGTAAAAAAATGTCCAAGCGATTAGGCAATGCCGTTGACCCGTTTGAAACTATGAAAAAATACGGTGCTGATGCCACACGTTGGTACATGATTTCCAATGCAAACCCGTGGGACAATTTAAAATTTGATATCGAGGGTATCGAAGAAGTCAGACGTAAATTCTTTGGCACGCTGTACAATACCTATTCGTTTTTTACACTGTATGCCAATATTGACAAATTTACTTATGACGAAGCCGATATTGATATTGTAAAAAGACCCGAAATTGACCGTTGGATACTTTCTGAACTCAATACATTGATAAAGAATGTAGAAGATTATTACAACGATTACGAGCCGACGAAAGCTGCTAGAGCTATTCAGAATTTTGTTACTGAAAATTTGAGTAACTGGTTTGTACGTTTAAGCAGGAGACGTTTTTGGAAAGGTGATTATCAACAAGATAAAATTTCAGCATATCAAACATTGTATACCTGTTTGTTGACAGTTGCAAAATTAGGTTCGCCTATAGCTCCTTTTTACATGGATCAGTTATACCGAGATTTGACAAATGCCACTAACAGCAAAAAAGAGGAATCGATCCATTTGGCTGATTTTCCTGTATATCAAGAAGCATTGGTAGATAAAGTATTAGAACGTAAAATGCAGAAGGCACAGGCTATATCTTCTATGGTGCTATCATTACGTAAAAAAGAAATGATAAAAGTACGTCAACCCTTACAGCGTATAATGATTCCTGTTTTAGATAAACAAGACAAAGAAGATATTGATGCCGTTGCAGATTTAATAAAATCTGAAGTTAATGTAAAAGAAATTGAATTGATAGACGATGCCTCGGGTATTTTAGTAAAAAATATTAAACCGAACTTTAAAGTATTGGGTCCTAAATTCGGAAAAGATATGCGTTTGGTGGCTTCCGAAATTCAAAAATTAACTCAAGATGATATTTCAACTATAGAAAAACAAGGTGAAATTTCTTTAAAAATTGGAGAAAAATCCGTAACTTTAACCTTAGAAGAAGTGGAAATATCTTCGCAAGATATAGAAGGGTGGCTGGTTATCAACCAAGGCAATTTAACGGTTGCTTTAGACGTTACCATTTCAGAAGATCTACGTAAAGAAGGTATTGCAAGAGAGTTAGTAAATCGTATTCAGAATTTAAGAAAAGAGTCTGGTTTAGAAGTTACAGATCAAATAAAATTAAAAATAGAAAAAGATGGCATAGTTGATGCTGCCATTGAAGCAAATGCAATCTATATTAAAAACGAAACATTAACCAATGAATTGATATTGGAAGATAGCGTTAACGATGGTGTAGAAATTGCTTTTGACGATGTAAATACAAAATTGTTAATACAAAAAAATTAAACAGATATGACTGAGAATAAAGAAAAATACTCGGACGCTGAATTAAATGAATTCAAAGAGATTATATTAAAAAAGATTGAAAATGCTGAAGAAGATTTAGCGTTGATAGAAAGTGCTTATAAAAACGATAGTAATAATGGCACAGACGATACATCACCTACATTTAAGGCTTTTGAAGAAGGTTCAGAAACAATGTCTAAAGAATCTAATGTTCAGTTAGCCATTCGTCAAGAAAAATTTATTAGAGATTTAAAAAACGCTTTGTTACGTATAGAAAATAAAACGTATGGTATTTGCCGTGTAACGGGTAAATTAATTCAAAAAGAGCGTTTAAAATTAGTGCCACATGCTACACTTAGTATAGAAGCTAAGAATATGCAGTAATTGAAAAAATTATAAAAGGCTTCCTAAAAGGAAGCCTTTTTTGTTAAAGACCGAATGAGAATTATTTTTTACATATACTTTTTGCTATTAGCTGCTCCTGTAATTGCTCAAAAAACAATTGTAAAAGAAATTGATTTTAATAACCAAAAAATTGAAATACAATTAGAAGATATTGATTTGTTAGAAATAGTTAATACCGATAAGCAAAAGGTAAGTCTATCAATGCAAGACCATGCTGAAAATCCTACACAAATTGAAATTAAAAATAGTGAAAAGACAATTGCTATTACCGCCTCAACTATTTTACCTATTGTTGACAGTTCTAAAATGGATAAATTTTGTTATGAGCAACCATTATTTTCATCCTATAAATTGATGATCCCCAAAGGATGTGAAGTATTGGTTGTTTATCATAAAGGAAACTTTAGTACAAAAAACTTTACTGGAAATATGAATGTTAGATTAAACACTGGTGATTTAACAATTGATGATTTTAATGGTAGTATAAATATTGAATCATTCTCTGGGAATATTGACGCTACTATTAATGATACGGAAGCAATCATTCTATCGAGTAAAGGAAGAATTACAACTGCTTTTTCTTCAACTAATTGGGAAAGAACAGCTATTTCACTAAAAGGAACTTTAGGAAAAAAAAGTAACCTGTTGACAATTCAGTCTG from Aureibaculum sp. 2308TA14-22 includes:
- a CDS encoding type IX secretion system membrane protein PorP/SprF, whose translation is MGYAYDYTTTNLGNYNSGTHEVFMQWDIDFSKKNLKSPRFF
- a CDS encoding OmpA family protein; the encoded protein is MKKYIVIVLLLSVVCLYAQGSGGKYSINNLEVNTEQSEFGTAYHGTDKLVFAAPRRGFRVIRDVWEPNGQRFLDLYEGDISEDGSVANKRRLKGEVNSRYHEASVTFSKDGKTVYFTRDNYYNKKLGIDNQGYTNLAMFKATVNNKGEWINIIPMPFNNVEYSVGHPTLSADEKTLYFTSDMPGTLGETDIYKVEVNESGFGNPINLGDKINSTAKDWFPFVDGDILYFSSTRSGGKGGIDIYASKLKGYVTDPVNLSLNTASDDFAFIINSETRRGYFSSNREEGSKGDDDIYSFIEEEPVDFKCIQMVTGDVRDQLSTSLLPGSEVILSDKDGNMITSTIVKDDATFSFEVSCEIEYKLEGKKIGFSPQSITFTTSNEADKELKMPLLLGAGNIIAGNNNGTQGEGVDKKPEGLPDVLPDEIVKLPSGNYGVNIEPIYFDLNSSYLNKQAKTELQKVVDLMNKYPKMIIEAASHTDSRAPAGYNIWLSNNRAKRTVEYIIGRGIDPSRIAGKGYGETQLINGCDDNTPCTEAEHQQNRRSEFVIIRM
- a CDS encoding OmpA family protein, encoding MRSLITLIFTLTTLITTAQIERADSIKAAEYSVKNLRVNTKYQDFGSTFMGNDKVVFSSSRRTAGISKRVWKENNQPYLNLFIGDLTDDGEVVNVKPFSSDVNSKYHDAFVAFTPKRNEVYFTSNNYIGGKLKSEGLKIFKATIDEKGHWKDFSSLPFNDDDYDTGHPMISADGKKLYFVSNMPGTIGDTDIFVVDLNQGHYGKIINLGETINSKYKEYSPYVDGDVIYFSSNRPGGKGGFDIYMTKLDGSIPEPINLGEPMNSKGDDISFIIDSEKLQGYFSSNRNGGMGDDDIYSFKQKTTIAICDQIATGIIKDKVTGNRVGNAFVALLDENGNRIRRIETAFDGEYYFGVDCATNYTIEVTKNGYFSTTIELNTSNKNGFDNNEVIFIEEKEFMDRKDYEILNVPNITFTINTAEITEASDIALDKVMRLMKKYPNMVIEFGAHTDSRGPDAYNLSLTKSRAVATVDNLIERGLDPRRITGKGYGETQLLNKCANNVKCTDLQHLENKRTEFVVIKR
- the ileS gene encoding isoleucine--tRNA ligase yields the protein MSTPFREYKGLDLTKVADETQQFWEENDIFQKSITSRDADKPYVFYEGPPSANGLPGIHHVMARTIKDIFCRYKTLQGFQVKRKAGWDTHGLPIELGVEKELGITKEDIGKKISVEEYNEACKKAVMRYTDVWEELTRKMGHWVDMNDPYVTYKPKYIESVWWLLKQIYNKGLLYKGYTIQPYSPKAGTGLSSHELNQPGTYQDVTDTTVVAQFKANEDSLPDFLKKFDHLHLLAWTTTPWTLPSNTALTVGSKIDYVVVATYNQYTFEPIHVILAKNLVSKQFTGKYIQTEEVSDLKNFSKEDKKIPFLVAVECKSKDLVGIKYEQLLDYAQPYQNPENAFRVIAGDFVTTEDGTGIVHTAPTFGADDALVAKQTKPEIPPMLVLDENGNPVPLVDLQGKFRPEMGEFAGKYVKNEYYEDGKAPDRSVDVELAIKLKEENKAFKVEKYKHSYPNCWRTDKPILYYPLDSWFIKVSDKKDRMFELNQNINWKPKSTGEGRFGNWLKNANDWNLSRSRFWGVPLPIWRTEDGKEELIIGSVEELKAQMQKAVNEGVMDTDIFSDFEVGNMSEENYDLLDLHKNIVDKITLVSPLGKPMQRESDLIDVWFDSGSMPYAQWHYPFENKDLIDENKFYPADFIAEGVDQTRGWFYTLHAIGTLVFDSNAYKNVVSNGLVLDKEGKKMSKRLGNAVDPFETMKKYGADATRWYMISNANPWDNLKFDIEGIEEVRRKFFGTLYNTYSFFTLYANIDKFTYDEADIDIVKRPEIDRWILSELNTLIKNVEDYYNDYEPTKAARAIQNFVTENLSNWFVRLSRRRFWKGDYQQDKISAYQTLYTCLLTVAKLGSPIAPFYMDQLYRDLTNATNSKKEESIHLADFPVYQEALVDKVLERKMQKAQAISSMVLSLRKKEMIKVRQPLQRIMIPVLDKQDKEDIDAVADLIKSEVNVKEIELIDDASGILVKNIKPNFKVLGPKFGKDMRLVASEIQKLTQDDISTIEKQGEISLKIGEKSVTLTLEEVEISSQDIEGWLVINQGNLTVALDVTISEDLRKEGIARELVNRIQNLRKESGLEVTDQIKLKIEKDGIVDAAIEANAIYIKNETLTNELILEDSVNDGVEIAFDDVNTKLLIQKN
- a CDS encoding TraR/DksA family transcriptional regulator, producing MTENKEKYSDAELNEFKEIILKKIENAEEDLALIESAYKNDSNNGTDDTSPTFKAFEEGSETMSKESNVQLAIRQEKFIRDLKNALLRIENKTYGICRVTGKLIQKERLKLVPHATLSIEAKNMQ
- a CDS encoding DUF4097 family beta strand repeat-containing protein encodes the protein MRIIFYIYFLLLAAPVIAQKTIVKEIDFNNQKIEIQLEDIDLLEIVNTDKQKVSLSMQDHAENPTQIEIKNSEKTIAITASTILPIVDSSKMDKFCYEQPLFSSYKLMIPKGCEVLVVYHKGNFSTKNFTGNMNVRLNTGDLTIDDFNGSINIESFSGNIDATINDTEAIILSSKGRITTAFSSTNWERTAISLKGTLGKKSNLLTIQSVNANIMLNSGTTE